CGGCCATGAGCGACGCTCATGGCGCTGCGCGGCTGACCGCTCGGGGGGTCGTTCGGCGGTACGGGGGGATCGAGGCGGTGGGCGGGGTGGATCTGGTGGCGTTGCCGGGGCGGATCACCGCGTTGATCGGGCCCAACGGGGCAGGCAAGAGCACGTTGTTCGACTGCCTGGCCGGCACTGCCCGGCCCGATGCGGGGCGGGTGCTGCTCGGCGGGCGGGATGTCACCCGGCTCTCCGCGCATCGGCGGGTGCGGCTCGGTTTGGCGCGGACGTTCCAGCAGATCGCCGTCTTCCCGACCCTCACGGTGGCCGACAACGTCCGGGTGGGTGCCGAGCAGCAGAACAGGCGGGCCGTCCGGCCCGGACGGGCCGACTCTCGGGCAGCGGCCGAGCGGACCACCCGGGCGCTGCGGTTGTTCGGGCTGCAGGAGGTCGCCGCCGAGCCTGCCGGGGCGCAGCCCACCGGCGTTCTGCGGTTGGTGGAGCTGGCGCGGGCGTTGGCGGGCGGGCCCCGGGTGCTGCTGCTGGACGAGCCGGCGGCAGGGCTCGACGCCGCGCAGACGGCCCGGCTGGTGTCGGTGCTGCGGGGGCTCGCCGAGCGCGGCATGGCCTTGCTGCTGGTCGAGCACGACGCCGAGCTGGTCGCCGAACTCGCCGACTCCGTGTACGCGATGGCCGAGGGCCGGATGGTCGCGGCCGGTCCGACCGCCGACGTTCTCGCCGACCCCCGTGTCTCCCGGGCCTGGGGAGGGGTGGCCTGATGCCCGTCGAGGCCGCGCTGCGTGCCGCCCGGGTCCGGTACGGCCCGTTGGAAGCGCTGCACGGGGTCGACCTGGCGTTCCCCTCCGCCGCCGTCACGGTCCTGCTCGGCCGCAACGGCGCCGGGCGGACGAGCGCGCTGCACGCCCTCGCCGGGGTCGTCCCGCTGTCGGGCGGCCGGGCGACCTGGCGGGGCCGGGACATCGGCGGGCTGTCGGTGCACCAGCGGGTACGGCGCGGGCTGGCGCTGGTGCCTGCCGAGCGCGGGGTGTTCGGGTCGCTGACCGTCGCCGAGAACCTGGGCCTGGGCGGCCCGGGACGGGACGAAGTACTCGAAATTTTCCCCGAGTTGACCGCGCTGCTGAATCGCCGGGCGGGCACCCTCTCCGGCGGCCAGCAGCAACTGGTCGCCGTCGGGCGGGCCTTGGTGGCCGAGCCCACCCTCCTCCTGCTCGACGAGCCCGAACGCGGCCTGGCCCCCGCCGTCGCCGCCCGGCTGCACGCCCACCTGCTGGCCGGCGCCACCGGCGGCCGTACGGTCGTGATCTCGGCGCAGTCCCTGCCCCCCACCCTCGCCGGGGCGGCGGTGGTGCACGTGCTGCACCGGGGCGAGGTGGTCTTCTCGGGGGAGCCCGGGGAGATGACCATCCGGCCGACCGCGCCGACGTGACCCGGGAGGCGAGAAGGCTCTCGGCCCCCGCCCGACTACCGTCCCATTGCTTCCAGTTGACCTTTTCCTTCCGTTTCGATCGTTACGGTGACTCCTCCCCCCGGATGAATCCGGGGGGCTTCTCCTGTCGGTGGCCAGGCCACGGCGGGAAGGACCAGCCCGGCCCTGATCGCGACGTTCAGTGCGCCCACGCGGTCGGCGTTGTCGGTGTGCCCGCACTTGACGCATTGGAAGGTTGCTCGGTTGGGGCGGTTGTCCGCGCTGATGTGCCCGCACGCTGAGCGGGGGGCAGGTGCGGGAACTGTTGCGGGCGTCCACGGGGATCACGATGCGACCGGCGCTTTCAGCCTTGTTCGCGAGGATGCCCAGGAAACACCCCCAACCCGCGTCCAGGATGCTCTTGTTCAGCCCGGCCTTGGCCGCAGCGCCGGGTGACGGGGGCGGATCATGGTGCGGCTCCCTTCCCGGGGGCCCGGACGACCCCCGTTCGCTGTGCCTCAACCCTGACCCTGGCACCCCTCCCCGCACATGTACCGAACGGCACAACCTGAGCGGCAACGCCTCTCTGCCCCCTGCCGATCGGCAGGGGGCAGAGGGGCAGAGCGGGAAAGGGCCGAGGGCGGAGGGCAGCCCCCGGGTGTCAGGCCGGGCCGCGCAGGTAGGGCGTCGTGGTGCTCACCCAGGCGAAGCCGAGGCGCTGGAGGATGGGGCGGCTCTGGTCGCTCGCGTCGACCTGCAGGTACTGGTAGCCGAGGTCGGCGGCGAGGCGCGCCCGGTGGGCGACGAGGGCCCGGTAGATACCCCGGCCGCGCCAGTCGGGTGCGGTGCCGCCGCCCCAGAGGCCGGCGAATCCGGTGCCCGGGTTCAGTTCCATCCGGGCCCCGGAGATCGGGCGGTCACCGGCCATCGCGACGACCATGCTGACCGTGTCGGTGCCGTGCCGGAGGTGGTCGAGGATCCGCTCGCGCAGGCGCGGCAGTTCCCGGCCGAAGGCCTGTTCGTGGGCTTCCATCAGCAGGTCCACACCGGCCTCGTCGGTCACCGGCTGCAGTCGGACGCCCTCGGGCAGGACCACGTCGGTGGGCAGGTCCTCGATCCGGGCGATCATCAGCGCCTCGGCGGGCTCGGCCGTGAAGCCGGCCGCCAGCAGCCGCTCCCCGAGGTCGGCGGGGCGGTCGTGGGAGTACGCCTTCCACTCGAACTCCAGGCCCAGCGCCGCGAAGTGCCGCACCTGCGCCGCGATCGCCGCGTCGGCCCCGGCCTCGTCCAGGCCGGACCACACCACGCCGTTCCAGGAGTCCTCTCCACCCACCTGCCGCACCACCGCACCGTCCCGCTCGACGCGGACGCCGGGGTCGCCCGGCGCCGCGTTGCGCCGGATCCGGTCGTCGAACAGGGCGAGCACGTCGTCATGATCCATCCGCTCACTCCAGCACGGCCCGGGAGCGCGCGCCACCCGTTATCCGTCCGACCGGCTCCGGCGCACCCGACGACCGGCCGCGAGACCAGCCGCGAGACCGGCCAGCAGACCGCTCCCCCGGCCGGCCGGCGCGGATCACCTCGCTCGGAGCCTCCGCGTCCATGACGGCGTCCACCAAGTCCCGGGCGGCGGCGAGTTCGTCGATCCGCCGGGTGGTCCGGGCACGCTCCACGGCCAGGCCCGCGAGCAGTTCCGGGCAGGTCGGGCCGGGCCGGCGCTGCCCCGGGGGCAGGCCGCCGCCCGGGTCGCGCTGGTCGCCCTCTGGCCCGGCCTGCCCGGCCGCACCGTCGTCAACGCCGCCTCGATCGCACCGGACGACGCGCGGGCGAACGCCGCCGCCCCCGAAGCCCGGGGCCGTCCGCCTCCTCGACGCCGCGATCCTCACCCCCACCCCGACCATCGGTCGACCCGAGGGCACCGTCCTGGTCAGCGGCGATCCCGAGGCCTTCGCCCCGCACGCCGGGACGCTCCGGGCCCTGGGCACCGTACGCGATGCCGGCGCGGACCCGCTGCTGCGGTCGCCCGGTGGTGGCGGTCGTCCGCGCGGCCGGCGAAGTCCTCGATCACCGGGGGGGCAACAGGCGTGGCAACCGCTCGGCGTACTAGCCGAGTTCGGCGCCGCTGATGCCCTCGGCGGGGGCGCGTGCCAGGGCGTGGACCCCAGCCGTGCACGGTGGTCCAAAACAGGTCGAGCAGGGCGGTGTCGAAGACCGCCGGGCCGCCCGGCCCGTGGCCTGGACACCTCTGTCCTGGACGCCGCACTCGCCCTCACCCGGCGGACGGTCACGGCCGGTCTCGGGCCGGACGGGGTGTCCTTTCTGCTCGAACTGCTCTCCGCCCGAGAAGTGTCGGACGATCGGCCCTGACGCGGGGTCTGCACGGTGATTCCGCAGGTCGGGCCTTCAGTACTGGCCGGCCGGCCAGTGCCCGCGCGCAGCCAGGTCCAGGACCAGGGCGGCGATGTTCCAGGAGTCGTCGTCGCCCCGATGGTGGCGGCCTTCCAGGGGGAGGCCGGCGACGGTCAGCGCCTCGGCCATTCCGGGGCGTCGGCGCAAGCCGTAGGAGGCCGTGAAGGCGACCTTCGCGTTGGTGTGGCGGTCGCCGAAGGGGTACGCGGTGTTCGTGTGGCGGCACTGGCGGGTGAACTGGTTGCGGTCGTAGTCGCCCCAACTGGCCCACGCGATCGAGCCCGCCCGGTGCCGGGCCGCCAGTTGCCGGCAGGCTTCGCGGAAGGAGAGACCGCCGTCCACCTCGGCCTGGGTCAGCCCGGCCAGCTCCGTGCAGAAGGGGCTCACCTGCGAGCGGGCCGGGCGCACCAACAGCCGGTGCTTGGCGAGGCGTTCACCCGCGCGCAGGTCGACGACGGTGAGTCCGATCTCGATGATCTCGCTGACCTGCCCGGGCGGTGGCTGCCCCTGCCAGCAGGTCGCTTCGACGTCGATCACGTTCAGCAGGTGCGGGTCGGCGGCCATGGGGAGTGAGTGTAGGAATGCCCGCTTCCCCGAGTCACCCGGATTTCCGTGCGCCCCTGCCCGCTACTGCCGTCTGCCGCCCGCTGTTGCCGCCTACTGCGCCAAGTAGCCGCCGTCGACCGGCAGGACGGCGCCGGTGATGAAGGAGGCGTCGTCGGAGGCGAGGAAGAGGACGGCGGCGGCGACCTCGGCGGGGGCGCCGAGGCGGCCCATCGGGTGGAGCTTCTCGATCGCCG
The genomic region above belongs to Streptomyces sp. 1331.2 and contains:
- a CDS encoding ABC transporter ATP-binding protein yields the protein MPVEAALRAARVRYGPLEALHGVDLAFPSAAVTVLLGRNGAGRTSALHALAGVVPLSGGRATWRGRDIGGLSVHQRVRRGLALVPAERGVFGSLTVAENLGLGGPGRDEVLEIFPELTALLNRRAGTLSGGQQQLVAVGRALVAEPTLLLLDEPERGLAPAVAARLHAHLLAGATGGRTVVISAQSLPPTLAGAAVVHVLHRGEVVFSGEPGEMTIRPTAPT
- a CDS encoding GNAT family N-acetyltransferase, giving the protein MDHDDVLALFDDRIRRNAAPGDPGVRVERDGAVVRQVGGEDSWNGVVWSGLDEAGADAAIAAQVRHFAALGLEFEWKAYSHDRPADLGERLLAAGFTAEPAEALMIARIEDLPTDVVLPEGVRLQPVTDEAGVDLLMEAHEQAFGRELPRLRERILDHLRHGTDTVSMVVAMAGDRPISGARMELNPGTGFAGLWGGGTAPDWRGRGIYRALVAHRARLAADLGYQYLQVDASDQSRPILQRLGFAWVSTTTPYLRGPA
- a CDS encoding 3'-5' exonuclease, translating into MAADPHLLNVIDVEATCWQGQPPPGQVSEIIEIGLTVVDLRAGERLAKHRLLVRPARSQVSPFCTELAGLTQAEVDGGLSFREACRQLAARHRAGSIAWASWGDYDRNQFTRQCRHTNTAYPFGDRHTNAKVAFTASYGLRRRPGMAEALTVAGLPLEGRHHRGDDDSWNIAALVLDLAARGHWPAGQY
- a CDS encoding ABC transporter ATP-binding protein, with the translated sequence MSDAHGAARLTARGVVRRYGGIEAVGGVDLVALPGRITALIGPNGAGKSTLFDCLAGTARPDAGRVLLGGRDVTRLSAHRRVRLGLARTFQQIAVFPTLTVADNVRVGAEQQNRRAVRPGRADSRAAAERTTRALRLFGLQEVAAEPAGAQPTGVLRLVELARALAGGPRVLLLDEPAAGLDAAQTARLVSVLRGLAERGMALLLVEHDAELVAELADSVYAMAEGRMVAAGPTADVLADPRVSRAWGGVA